Proteins from one Phyllobacterium zundukense genomic window:
- a CDS encoding porin — translation MNIKSLLIGSAAALVAVSGARAADAVVVAEPEPVEYVRVCDAYGAGFFYIPGTETCLKISGYVRYDAQAGDDVYTGGNVGANGDETWHKRTRAEVRFDARSETELGTLRSYIQGRFQYDDGESSEGSLPQAWIELGGFRIGTADELYGSWTDYAGGVINDDVINYQSGQSNQVSYTFKGGNGFSAIIGAEQGQDDYVIEDYMPHVLAGAKFEQAWGGVSGVVGYDSNVEEFAGKLRLDVKFNEMFSAFIMGGYQSNYDEGLVERNWFGTWEGDWAAWGGFSVKATDKATINAQAAYEEEGTYALALNVAYELVPGFMITPEINYTKFDGVRADVSDALGGSDDAFGGIIRFQRNF, via the coding sequence ATGAACATTAAGAGCCTTCTTATCGGCTCCGCTGCAGCCCTGGTTGCAGTTTCGGGGGCACGCGCTGCAGATGCAGTCGTTGTTGCTGAACCAGAGCCCGTCGAATACGTTCGCGTTTGCGACGCATACGGCGCTGGCTTCTTTTACATTCCGGGGACCGAGACCTGCCTGAAGATCAGCGGCTACGTCCGTTATGATGCCCAGGCTGGCGACGACGTTTATACCGGTGGGAACGTTGGTGCCAATGGTGACGAGACCTGGCATAAGCGTACTCGTGCAGAAGTACGTTTCGACGCTCGTTCGGAAACCGAACTTGGCACTCTGCGTTCCTACATCCAGGGCCGTTTCCAGTATGACGATGGTGAATCCAGCGAGGGTTCGCTGCCGCAGGCATGGATTGAACTCGGTGGTTTCCGCATCGGTACTGCTGACGAACTCTACGGTTCGTGGACAGATTATGCTGGTGGCGTCATCAACGACGACGTGATCAACTACCAGTCCGGCCAGAGCAACCAGGTCAGCTACACTTTCAAGGGTGGCAACGGTTTCTCCGCTATCATCGGTGCTGAACAGGGTCAGGATGACTATGTCATCGAAGACTACATGCCTCACGTTCTCGCTGGTGCGAAGTTCGAACAGGCTTGGGGTGGCGTTTCCGGTGTTGTCGGTTACGACTCCAACGTTGAAGAATTCGCTGGCAAGCTGCGCTTGGACGTGAAGTTCAACGAAATGTTCTCGGCATTCATCATGGGTGGCTATCAGTCCAACTACGACGAAGGCTTGGTCGAGCGTAACTGGTTCGGTACATGGGAAGGCGATTGGGCAGCTTGGGGCGGGTTCTCCGTCAAGGCTACCGACAAGGCAACCATCAACGCACAGGCTGCTTACGAAGAAGAAGGCACATATGCCCTCGCTCTTAACGTAGCTTACGAGCTGGTTCCTGGCTTCATGATCACGCCAGAAATCAACTACACCAAGTTCGACGGCGTACGTGCTGACGTTTCTGATGCCCTTGGCGGCAGCGACGACGCATTCGGCGGCATCATCCGCTTCCAGCGCAACTTCTAA